The genomic DNA ataaaatatctgtTAGCCTGgctaaaagataaaataattaaaagagtCCACCACTTCAATCCAATTtgggggataaaaaaaaaaaagaaagaaattctgCAAGTCAGTATTCACGTTTAAAAGCAGCTCATTGAAGTCCATAATCCCACCCAGACCACAGGAACTCAATTTCCCAGGTTTTTCTTTCTGGTTAGATGATATCACTGGTCTCTAACCAACCGACTGGGATCAATCATTCCACTTCTTGttttggcaggggggggggggggggtaaattaACTTAGGCTAAACGCACATGTGCAGAACACTCCATGATGTGTATCCAGAGAGAGGCTGctccagagagaggggcagctctagagagagagaggggcagctccagagagagaggggcagctccagagagagaggggcagctccagagagagaggggccgcccaagagagagaggcagctctagagagaggggcagctctagagagagaggggcagatctagagagagaggggtagctCCAGCTCCAGAGAGGGGCCGCTCCAGAGAGGGGCCGctccagagagaggggcagctccagagagaggggcagctccagagagaggggcagctCCAGAGAGAGGGGTAGCTCCAGAGAGAGGGACAACTCTAGAGATAGAggcagctccagctccagagAGGGGCAGCTCCAGAGTCCCAGCTTTCTCTGCCCGCGGCCTCAGGGCCTGTCCTTTCTGTGGGCCTTGTTCCGCAGCTTCCTCTGGGGCCTCTGGGGCCTGGGGGGCCTGCCCTGATGCCCTGGTGGGAAGCCAGCGGGAGGGAGCCAGCCGTTCGAGGGTTGCCAGGGCTCCCCGTAGGCGTAGCACGGGGGCATGAGGTacggggcggggcagggaggCCAGGGGCCGTTCCAGTCTGGCCCCTGATTGGGCGGCCTTGGGGGCCCTGTCCTATAGGGTGGGAGTAGGGGAGGGCGAAAGCGGGGTCCCAGATAGCCCTCCATCGGTGGCGGTAAACCCATCTGATAGGGAGGGctgcagggacacagagcaaCATGCCTTCAGACTGGACTGTGAGCATGGGGGCTTCAGACGACAAACACTGTACTCAAACTaatccacttcctgttgccttaaagaaaatgaatacgCAAGGCCAAGAATTTGACCCAAGATCAGTAAACACCCTCTGATACACAGTGAAagtgagaataataataataataacaagtaGTAACctcataataacaaaaacaaataatattaaactagtaaacaaataataataaacaaacaataatgttAAACtagtaaacaaataataataaacaaacaataataatatgattAATAATAAGTTGTTGCTCTTACATGTAGGGGCCAGGAAATGGCTGTCGCGTGTTGAAGTGCTGGTGTGCGCGTGCCACAAACCGGGAACCGTCTGGTCTGGGGCCCCAAACAGGCTCCTCGTCCGGCTGCTCAATGCCCCGATTGCTGCAGAAGGGAGGAACGCAGGCGTATGGATGATTTTGGAAAGGTCAGCTATGGAGATATCTCGTAAATGAGAGGgattttgggggtgggggggcacctTCTCTTGGGCCCTGACTTCAGGTCCTGTATGTAGTTCTCCCTTTCTATGGAGTGGCCCCTCGACCTGTTGAACACTTTAGAGGAGAGAAGTCAGTCACTCACCCCCAGTACCTTTAAATCGCACTCCCAGACAGCAGGCAGACCGAATCAGGatcatttatttactgtatcTCCGTCCTCCATTTTAGTTTTCATCACTTTGTGAAAAAGGCAAAGAGATCATTGCAATTGTTACATTCGTTTtcttttagctgatgctttttatccaaagcgacttacagttgattagactaagcaggggccaatcccccttggaacaatttggggttaagggccttgcccaaggacCCAGATTGATGCAGAATCATATCTTAATCTTGGTCCACAAATTACTTTTGAAATTGTGAGAAGTAAGTTTATGGATTCTCAGTGCATACTTACACTCTATGGTCTCCGCAGGATCCATGCCTTCAACATCTATCAGATACCTAGTGTCAGAAGaccacagggttcagctgataCACAGATACCTACAGcgtcagaaaaccacagggttcagctgatatacagatacctacagcgtcagaaaaccacagggttcagctgataTACGGATACATACACtgtcagaaaaccacagggttcagctgataTACAGATACCTACAGTGTCAGAAGaccacagggttcagctgatatacagatacctacagtgtcagaaaaccacagggttcagctgatatacagatacatacagcgtcagaaaaccacagggttcagctgatacacagatacctacagtgtcagaaaaccacaggtctcagctgatatacagatacctacagtgtcagaaaaccacagggttcagctgatatacagatacctacagtgtcagaaaaccacagggctcagctgatatacagatacctacagtgtcagaaaaccacagggttcagctgataTACAGATACCTACAGTGTCAGAAGaccacagggttcagctgataTACAGATACCTACAGTGTCAGAAGaccacagggttcagctgatatacagatacctacagtgtca from Conger conger chromosome 12, fConCon1.1, whole genome shotgun sequence includes the following:
- the LOC133142056 gene encoding RNA/RNP complex-1-interacting phosphatase-like, producing MPPQKKNGIPDRWMEYQAVGKRIPGTRFIAFKVPLNKNLRKLLPPLEAFGPQDLVNLVEQEKDTLGLVIDLTFTKRYYKPEDLPDGVQYRKIFTEGHRVPSDPTILSFKRAVHRFLRENQDNDKLIGVHCTHGLNRTGYLVCRYLIDVEGMDPAETIELFNRSRGHSIERENYIQDLKSGPKRSNRGIEQPDEEPVWGPRPDGSRFVARAHQHFNTRQPFPGPYIPPYQMGLPPPMEGYLGPRFRPPLLPPYRTGPPRPPNQGPDWNGPWPPCPAPYLMPPCYAYGEPWQPSNGWLPPAGFPPGHQGRPPRPQRPQRKLRNKAHRKDRP